The Coffea arabica cultivar ET-39 chromosome 8e, Coffea Arabica ET-39 HiFi, whole genome shotgun sequence genome window below encodes:
- the LOC140012849 gene encoding protein FAR1-RELATED SEQUENCE 5-like — protein MDHNHQLANEEFVQFLQSHRSVNTGDLEHAILMHRVGIRIPQIVNLQAYQAGGYNKMRYTEKDLRNVVDQFHRNALEVGDASQVLAYLDGRANDSQSRLDYQYFGDVLVFDSTYRTNAYRKPLVILVSVNHHYVTTIFGYALIADETKDTYKWVLETFLEAMEKKHLSQLLLMEMLQ, from the exons ATGGATCACAATCACCAATTGGCAAATGAAGAATTTGTACAATTTCTTCAATCACATAGAAGTGTCAACACAGGAGACTTGGAGCATGCTATTTTGATGCATAGAGTTGGTATTCGAATTCCTCAAATAGTGAATCTTCAAGCTTACCAAGCTGGGGGTTACAACAAGATGAGATACACAGAAAAGGATCTACGAAATGTTGTTGACCAATTCCATAGGAATGCACTTGAAGTTGGTGATGCCTCTCAGGTGTTGGCATATTTGGATGGTCGAGCAAATG ATTCTCAATCTCGTTTGGATTACCAATATTTTGGCGATGTTCTTGTCTTTGATTCCACATACCGCACTAATGCTTATAGGAAGCCACTAGTAATTTTGGTCAGCGTAAACCATCACTATGTTACTACAATATTTGGTTATGCATTGATTGCTGATGAGACTAAGGACACATATAAGTGGGTATTGGAAACATTTCTGGAGGCCATGGAAAAAAAGCACCTATCTCAGTTGTTACTGATGGAGATGTTGCAATGA